The Treponema primitia ZAS-1 genome includes a window with the following:
- a CDS encoding retroviral-like aspartic protease family protein, translating to MVGITYTEITLLNAGDVGNAKRGIIKASAIRKTSVRALVDTGAATLVINEAMRQKLGLGIESVGDVTLADGGTEECQFTEPVKVCWKNRSTSCEAMVMVHGDEVLLGAIPMEAMDLTVNPARQEVTGAHGDRVLLLAK from the coding sequence ATGGTGGGAATAACCTACACAGAGATCACCCTGCTAAACGCAGGTGATGTGGGAAATGCTAAACGTGGCATTATTAAGGCATCGGCAATCCGGAAAACAAGCGTCCGGGCGCTGGTGGATACCGGCGCGGCAACCCTGGTTATCAACGAGGCGATGCGGCAGAAACTGGGGCTGGGCATTGAGTCCGTCGGCGATGTTACCCTCGCCGATGGCGGGACTGAGGAATGCCAATTTACGGAACCCGTCAAGGTGTGCTGGAAAAACCGCTCAACCTCCTGCGAGGCGATGGTGATGGTTCATGGCGATGAGGTACTGCTCGGCGCCATCCCCATGGAAGCCATGGACTTAACCGTAAACCCCGCGCGCCAGGAAGTGACCGGCGCCCACGGCGATAGGGTCCTGCTTCTGGCTAAATAA